The Syntrophotalea acetylenivorans genome contains the following window.
TGCCGATAACCATATCGAGTTCCCAATCGCCCAGACGAGAACGGTCACCTACAATGACAGGCCGGGTCTTGATGCATCGCCGATCAGGTAGCTGGCCGCGACGATCTCTGGCGCCATAACGCTTATTGCGTTGCTTTTGACAACGAAACTGCTTGTACAGATCGCCTCCATTACTCTTATCCGCCAGAACGTATTGGTAGATTCGTTCATGGTTCACCGATGGGCGATCGGTTCTGCGCAACCAGCCAGAAATCTGTTCGGGGCTCCAGTCGAACCGAAGATGACTTTCGATCAAGGACTAGGCTTCAACCGTGATTCGCTTGCGAGACTTTTCACAGTGTCGTTTCTGGGCCCGTTGATGGCCTGCTTGGGGCAGTAGCCCCGTTGCCCGCGGTTGCGCTTGAGTTCACGGCTAATTGTTGCCTTGTGTACTCTGAGCACTTCGGTAATTTTGGATTGCGTATATCCTGCTTTCTTGAGAGCGTAAATCTGGCATCCTTGATCTTGTGCAAGCTGCGAGTAGCGTCTCATCTGTGCTCCTTTGACCGGCCAGTCTAGGTGGCACAGATGCTACCGTAGCTTGCTCACTTAAACCAACCGTACAAAGATGCACTTACGAATTAAATCCAGGTCACCGCCTCCAGGTCGGAACCGCAAACCATATTGACAGTCACCGCCCTGGCCTAAACAGGGAGACCGACCAGCATGAAAGCCTGCCAGGCGGGGCTTTGACCCTGTCCGGCTGAAAGAACGTTGCCCATGATGACCTCGGACACGTACTGATCGCTGTCGGTGATCAAACATAATATCTCGATCTTAACACGGATATAACGTCTTCTCTTCGAAACCATGCCAATCCTCCTTGTGCTGTTGTAGCTGCTTTTCGGACTGTCCACAATCTCAGGGGAAGGCCACGACATTATAACCTTGTTTTACAAAAAGAATCGCCCCCCCCACAATCCCCCTATTCGGGGGGTCATTTTCCCCATTTCCAGCGATTGGCGGCCATCGAGTATTTTGCTGTAATAACCTAACTAGCTAGTGGAAGGGTGACAACTTCATGAGCGCCCTCGCCCTGAATTTTAAACCGCTTGGATTAGCAGTCATAAAAGGTACCGCGATGCATCACTTACTGCCTCTGATAGCAGCATGGGGTGGCTTTATATCGGACCTTTTTATAAAAACCTTTTTGTGATGAGGAAGAGACCATGAATCAAGGAAAAGAACCGATACAAGCATGGATCACAGTTTTTGCCGGTACGGCTATTAACCTGTGTCTTGGTATTTTATATGCCTGGAGTATTTGGAAAAAATCCCTCGTGAATATGGACCTGGCCGGCCAGACCATGTCCGGCATCAATGCAGGCTGGACCTATCTGACAAATTCCCAGGCAGCCACGCCGTTTTCCCTCTGCATCGTCATGTTCATGTTGTGCATGATTCCCGGAGGTAAAATCCAAGACAAACTGGGCCCCAAAGCCGGTGCCACCATCGGCGGTCTGTGCATGGCGGCGGGTTGTATTATCGCCGGCCTGATGAAGAGTTACACCGGCCTGATCATCGGTTTCGGATTCATGGGCGGTCTCGGTATGGGGATCGGTTATGCTTCCCCCACACCTGCGGCTTTGAAATGGTTCGGCCCGCATAAGCGCGGCTTCGTGGCCGGCTTGGTGGTCATGGGATACGGTGGCGCGGCCATCTATATTGCGCCGCTGGCCCGATACCTGATCAACAATTACGGTATATCCGGCAGCTTTTTCGCCTTGGGTGTATTCTTTGCCTTGGTGGTGATCATCGCAGGACAGCTACTGAAAACACCGCCGGTCGGTTATACACCGCCAGCATCGCCCGCCACTCAGGCCACCAATGCCACTGCCACGAAAGAAAACTGGGCACCATCCCAAATTGTCAAAACCTGGCAGTTTTACGTACTAGTCATCATGTTTATCCTGGCCACCCAATCCGGTCTGCTCATCATCGGAAATGCTGCCGGTCTGCTCAGTAAAGTAGGTAAAGAGATTCCCTTCTTTGTCACCAATGCATGGATTCTGGCGGCCTACGGCGGTATCGTCAATGCTGCCGGGCGTCCGTGCACTGGGATCTATTCAGACAAATGGGGCCGCATGCGTGCATATGCCCTCAACTGCGGGCTATCAGCCCTGTGCATCTTTTCCCTGCCGATGATCATCGCTTCTAAGAGCATCGTTCTGCTCTTTCTGGCCGTCGGTATCGGGTTCTGGCAGTACGGTGGTTTGCTCTCCCTGATGCCCTCTTTTGTTGCTGACTTTTTCGGTCCCAAGAACCTTGGCATCAACTACGGCTTGGTTTTTATCGGCTGGGGCTTGGGGGCTTTCATGCCCAAACTGGGCGGCATCATCCAGGATCAAACTGGAAGCCTTGACCTGGCGTTTTACATCTCCGGCGTTCTTTTGATCGTATCCGTGGTGCTTGCACTGATGCTCAAACGGCCCTGTGACGCGCATGTAACGGTGACCCAGATAGCGCCCGCTGAATCCTCATAACGATATCCAGAATCGGAATGTCACGCGTGCAACAACCGTATTCCAAGTCAACCCGGCATTAAGCCTCCTAGCTGTAAACTTATTTCAGGACGGGACACCCGGACGACAAGGGCCGCCCAGCCTCTGGCTGGCGGCCCTTTTGTTTTAAGAACGGTTTTGTCGAAATCGGAAAAACTTCATCTCCAATGTGATACCCGGATAGTGACTGGCCTTTTAAACAGCCTCCTACCCCACCGCTACCCACATCCCGCGCGAACATTTATCCTTTCCTTATTGTCGAAACTTCCGGGCGTAGAATTCAGCCGCCGGGGGCTTGGCTTTGTCCCCCAGCGTCGGGACAATCCCAGCTTTCCCGCCCATGTACGGGCCGCGCAGGAGGCTCTGGATCTGGTTCGCGAGGCAATCGGGGCCAGCCATTATGATCTGCTGGTCATGGATGAGATCTGCGGCGCCATTGCTGCCGGCCTGGTAGATGAACAGGAGGTGGTAGCCCTGCTGGAACAGGCCCCGGAAGCTATGCGCATCGTACTGACCGGAAGAGATGTCCCTTTCGGGCTAATAACCCTGGCCGACACAGTGACGGAAATGCGTTGCATCAAGCACTGCCTGTAACAGGGCCGTATGGCCCAGAAAGGGGTTGAATTCTGAGGTGGGGGTCAGGTGTGGGATGCGTTCTGGCCGATGGCACCTGTAACGTCGCCGGCAACTCGGTTGCGTCCCTCTTTCTTGGCCCGATACAGTGCTTGCCCGGCGCTGGCGACGAATTCTTCCATTGCCATTGTGCTGTCCGGCCTCGTACTGGTCACCCCGATGCTGACGGTGACCGTACCCGAAGCGCCTTCGCCGATGTGGGGGATGGCCAGACTCTGCACCTGCCGACGGACCTGTTCAGCCAGTTCGATGGCCTCGGCCTGATCCGTATCACGCAGGATAATGGCGAACTGCTCGCCGCTGAAACGGGCGATGTGGTGGGCATCCCAGGCCTGGGCGGAATCGACCAGGGTCTGGGCGATGTTTTTCAGGATCTGGTCACCGGCCTGGTAGCCGTAGGTGTGGTTGAATTGTTCGAAAAGGTCGATATCCACCAGGAGGAGGGCCAAACAGGATTCGCTCTTGCCGGCGTGGCGCCAGACCGCGGTCAGTGAAGCGTCGAAGCTGCGGCGGTTGGCGATATTCGTTAGCGGATCGAGCAAGGCCTGGCGACGCAGATAATGCTGGGCACGTCGGCGATGCTGCACCTCAAGTTCCAGTTTGATGTTGGCCTGCTCCAGCTTATCGGTGCGGTCCGCCACGCGTCCCTCCAGATCGCTCCGCACGATGCGCAACTGCTCCAGGGCATCGGCCAGTTTGCGAGTGCGGCGATTGAACCAATAGGCGAAGGCGCCGAATTCATCCGGGCGATTGAAATCGAGGCACAGCATTTCTTCGGCGTTGATATCCACGGCCGATTTCAGCTGCTGAGTGATTCTCGCCAGCGGTTGCATGAGAATGCGGTTAAAGGTCAGAAAGGCACCGATGACCGCCCCCGAAACCCCTAGGATCAGGGTCAGCAGCAGAGCACGATAGATGGCCGTGGCAGCCGAGATGGCGTGGCTGATTGGGGTTACAGTGACAATCTTCCAGTAGGTGCTCGGCACATGAAAGATGGCGATGGAGCACGGTTCGCTCAGCAGTAGATCGCCTTTGGTGGTAAAATGCTTCAGCAGAATGTCTTCGTCTTGGCCGTCGGGCCAAGGGTCCTGCAGCACGGCGGCGATCTGTTCCGCCTCAATGGCAGATACCTGATCGCTGTCCTGCGCCATGCGTTCGGCTATGGTTCGGTCATATTGTTCTGATTGTCTAGCCCTGTCCAGTAGAGATGTGGAGGCCTCCTGCAGAGCCGCAGCAATAGGCTGAAAAACCGGATTACTTTCGGCCAGCTCCGCGGCCTGAATGTATTCGATGTGCTGGTGGCCTAACTTGTCCCGGTAGCGGTTCTGGGTGAGTGGTACCTCCGGAAAGGAGAGAAAGGTGCCGTTGCGGTCCACCGCAAAGGCATAACCACCCATTTTGGTGGCTTCGCCTTCAAAGAAGGCCTCCATCCCTTCCAGCTTGAGGTCGACAGTCACCACTCCGACAAAGCGATCCTTGCGGTAAATGGGCACGGTACAGGTGACCATCGGTACGTAGGTGTGCGGGTCCATGTAGGATCTGGACCAGAAGACCTTGTTTGGCGGCAGGAAACGGCCGGGTACGTACCATTCCTCGTGATGGTAGCCGACCCCGCGCGGATCGTTATAATCCGCAATAAACTCGAGGGTACCGGAAGCATTGCGGCCCCAGAAGAAGCTGCGCCGTTCCAGGCGCTGAGCGAAGGCGTAGGGTTCGTACCATACCCCGCCACCTATGATATAGGAAGATGGTCCCAGTTGCTCCATGAGGCGGGGGATGAACCGCATGTGATCCTCGACCTTCAGGGGAAGATCGGCTGACGTGGTGGCCATGGCCCGCGCCAGGGTTTCGGCGACCGCGATCCGTTCGCCGAGTTGCGCCACCATGGTGTTGCCGATCTGGTTGACCAGGCCAAAGGACTGTTCCTCCATGCGCGGCCGGCCGATCCGCTCCATGATGAGGGTCAGACTGATGACCAGAACGGC
Protein-coding sequences here:
- a CDS encoding sensor domain-containing diguanylate cyclase, producing the protein MSDIKSFSVRWYHSLLFRTPLVFVFLLAVLVISLTLIMERIGRPRMEEQSFGLVNQIGNTMVAQLGERIAVAETLARAMATTSADLPLKVEDHMRFIPRLMEQLGPSSYIIGGGVWYEPYAFAQRLERRSFFWGRNASGTLEFIADYNDPRGVGYHHEEWYVPGRFLPPNKVFWSRSYMDPHTYVPMVTCTVPIYRKDRFVGVVTVDLKLEGMEAFFEGEATKMGGYAFAVDRNGTFLSFPEVPLTQNRYRDKLGHQHIEYIQAAELAESNPVFQPIAAALQEASTSLLDRARQSEQYDRTIAERMAQDSDQVSAIEAEQIAAVLQDPWPDGQDEDILLKHFTTKGDLLLSEPCSIAIFHVPSTYWKIVTVTPISHAISAATAIYRALLLTLILGVSGAVIGAFLTFNRILMQPLARITQQLKSAVDINAEEMLCLDFNRPDEFGAFAYWFNRRTRKLADALEQLRIVRSDLEGRVADRTDKLEQANIKLELEVQHRRRAQHYLRRQALLDPLTNIANRRSFDASLTAVWRHAGKSESCLALLLVDIDLFEQFNHTYGYQAGDQILKNIAQTLVDSAQAWDAHHIARFSGEQFAIILRDTDQAEAIELAEQVRRQVQSLAIPHIGEGASGTVTVSIGVTSTRPDSTMAMEEFVASAGQALYRAKKEGRNRVAGDVTGAIGQNASHT
- a CDS encoding cob(I)yrinic acid a,c-diamide adenosyltransferase yields the protein MSKLPGVEFSRRGLGFVPQRRDNPSFPAHVRAAQEALDLVREAIGASHYDLLVMDEICGAIAAGLVDEQEVVALLEQAPEAMRIVLTGRDVPFGLITLADTVTEMRCIKHCL
- a CDS encoding OFA family MFS transporter; its protein translation is MNQGKEPIQAWITVFAGTAINLCLGILYAWSIWKKSLVNMDLAGQTMSGINAGWTYLTNSQAATPFSLCIVMFMLCMIPGGKIQDKLGPKAGATIGGLCMAAGCIIAGLMKSYTGLIIGFGFMGGLGMGIGYASPTPAALKWFGPHKRGFVAGLVVMGYGGAAIYIAPLARYLINNYGISGSFFALGVFFALVVIIAGQLLKTPPVGYTPPASPATQATNATATKENWAPSQIVKTWQFYVLVIMFILATQSGLLIIGNAAGLLSKVGKEIPFFVTNAWILAAYGGIVNAAGRPCTGIYSDKWGRMRAYALNCGLSALCIFSLPMIIASKSIVLLFLAVGIGFWQYGGLLSLMPSFVADFFGPKNLGINYGLVFIGWGLGAFMPKLGGIIQDQTGSLDLAFYISGVLLIVSVVLALMLKRPCDAHVTVTQIAPAESS